A DNA window from Ornithobacterium rhinotracheale DSM 15997 contains the following coding sequences:
- a CDS encoding S24 family peptidase yields the protein MRDKKSNLFEKIIQISEYYGYNSINDFSINGLGYTSSEKINRLKDPNKKPSIDIINDISNKFEINLNWLLNDIGEMVIGQKPNVQKKLYNKSITQSITKSVTNEKFKKGYTSEKEEKTKNAENTNKKNVSINVSENVRKRNVQNLLTNEEENENVAFFNEEERAYAISSLPTNRKTRDALSHIQEVPLYNFEATMGLKELFSGGKSSAAILDTIKIPNLPKCDGAIFVTGDSMYPLLKSGDIVLYKEMPLDSIFYGEMYLLSYRVDEWEEYITVKYVQKSELGGEYLKLVSQNQHLQPKDVLARDISAIALIKASIRINTMM from the coding sequence ATGAGAGACAAAAAATCAAACTTATTTGAAAAAATAATACAAATATCTGAGTACTACGGATATAATTCTATAAACGATTTTTCAATAAACGGCTTAGGTTATACCTCTTCCGAAAAGATTAATAGACTTAAAGACCCAAATAAGAAACCATCAATAGACATAATAAATGATATTTCAAATAAGTTTGAAATTAATCTTAATTGGCTTTTAAATGATATAGGAGAAATGGTGATTGGGCAAAAACCAAATGTGCAAAAAAAGTTATACAATAAAAGTATAACTCAAAGTATAACCAAAAGTGTAACAAACGAAAAATTCAAAAAAGGTTACACTTCGGAAAAAGAGGAAAAAACCAAAAATGCAGAAAATACTAACAAAAAAAATGTTAGTATAAATGTTAGTGAAAATGTTAGAAAACGAAATGTGCAAAATTTACTAACAAATGAAGAGGAAAACGAGAATGTTGCTTTTTTCAATGAGGAAGAAAGGGCTTATGCTATCAGTAGCCTGCCCACTAATCGCAAAACACGAGATGCGCTTAGCCATATACAAGAAGTGCCTCTGTATAATTTTGAGGCCACTATGGGGCTAAAAGAGCTTTTTTCCGGCGGTAAATCTTCCGCCGCAATATTAGACACCATTAAGATCCCTAACCTGCCTAAATGCGACGGGGCTATCTTTGTTACAGGAGATAGTATGTATCCGCTGCTTAAAAGCGGCGATATTGTTTTATATAAAGAAATGCCCTTAGATTCAATTTTTTACGGAGAAATGTACTTACTATCCTATCGTGTAGATGAGTGGGAAGAATATATTACCGTTAAATATGTTCAAAAATCCGAGTTAGGGGGAGAGTATTTAAAACTTGTAAGCCAAAACCAGCACCTCCAGCCAAAAGATGTACTGGCAAGGGATATAAGCGCCATCGCCTTAATAAAAGCCTCAATAAGGATAAATACAATGATGTAA